A region from the Panicum hallii strain FIL2 chromosome 1, PHallii_v3.1, whole genome shotgun sequence genome encodes:
- the LOC112896558 gene encoding uncharacterized protein LOC112896558, which translates to MEELDKFVIVFINDILIYFESTEEHTKLLRIVLERLRQNQLYAKFSKCEFWLEKVAFLGHVLTADGVAIDPEKIEAVSEWQQPKNVTDIRSFLGLAGYYRRFIENFSKIAKPMTDLLKNNVPFVWIPKCEASFQELKS; encoded by the coding sequence ATGGAGGAATTGGACAAGTTTGTCATAGTCTTCATCAACGACATCTTAATATACTTCGAGTCCACCGAGGAACACACTAAGCTCCTGAGGATTGTGCTCGAGAGGTTGAGGCAGaaccagttgtatgccaagttcagcaagtgtgagttttggctagagaaGGTTGCTTTCCTAGGACATGTCCTGACTGCAGATGGTGTTGCCATAGATCCTGAGAAGATCGAAGCAGTGTCAGAGTGGCAGCAGCCGAAGAATGTTACCGATATCCGAAGCTTCCTGGGTTTAGCAGGTTATTACAGAAgattcatcgagaatttctccaagattgccaaGCCAATGACCGAcctactcaagaacaacgtaCCATTCGTCTGGATACCCAAGTGTGAAGCCAGCTTTCAAGAGCTCAAATCCTGA